In Streptomyces sp. SID8374, one genomic interval encodes:
- the trpC gene encoding indole-3-glycerol phosphate synthase TrpC has protein sequence MSVLDEIIDGVRADLAERQARVSLDELKERAARAPQAKDGVAALRGEGVTVICEVKRSSPSKGALAAIADPAALAADYEAGGASVISVLTEERRFGGSLADLEAVRAKVDTPILRKDFIVTSYQLWEARAYGADLALLIVAALDQEALVSLIERAESIGLTPIVEAHDEEEAERAVDAGAKIIGVNARNLKDLKVDRSTFERVAPEIPDHIVKVAESGVRGPHDLIAYANAGADAVLVGESLVTGRDPRAAVADLVAAGAHPALRHGRG, from the coding sequence GTGAGTGTGCTCGACGAGATCATCGACGGCGTTCGCGCCGACCTCGCGGAGCGGCAGGCGCGCGTCAGCCTCGACGAGCTGAAGGAGCGCGCGGCGCGTGCTCCCCAGGCGAAGGACGGAGTCGCCGCCCTGCGCGGCGAGGGCGTCACCGTCATCTGCGAGGTCAAGCGCTCGTCCCCGTCCAAGGGGGCCCTTGCCGCCATCGCGGACCCCGCCGCGCTCGCCGCGGACTACGAGGCCGGTGGCGCGTCCGTCATCTCGGTCCTCACCGAGGAGCGCCGCTTCGGCGGTTCGCTCGCCGACCTGGAGGCCGTCCGCGCCAAGGTCGACACCCCGATCCTGCGCAAGGACTTCATCGTCACCTCGTACCAGCTGTGGGAGGCCCGGGCGTACGGCGCCGACCTCGCCCTGCTGATCGTCGCCGCCCTCGACCAGGAGGCCCTGGTCTCCCTGATCGAGAGGGCCGAGTCGATCGGGCTCACCCCGATCGTCGAGGCGCACGACGAGGAGGAGGCGGAGCGCGCCGTGGACGCCGGAGCGAAGATCATCGGTGTCAACGCGCGCAACCTGAAGGACCTCAAGGTCGACCGCTCCACCTTCGAGCGCGTCGCCCCCGAGATCCCCGACCACATCGTCAAGGTCGCCGAGTCCGGCGTCCGGGGCCCGCACGACCTGATCGCGTACGCCAACGCCGGCGCCGACGCCGTCCTGGTCGGCGAGTCCCTGGTCACCGGCCGCGACCCGCGCGCCGCCGTCGCCGACCTGGTGGCCGCCGGCGCCCACCCGGCCCTCCGCCACGGCCGCGGCTGA
- a CDS encoding DUF2752 domain-containing protein has translation MRRLATPLGILATVTAAFAYVGTVDPNEPGHYPVCPLLKITGAFCPGCGGLRSAHAFIHGDLGAAFSSNALATTGYFLFAAVWVLWLVRAWRGQPLRIALAPAWWWGIGALLLIFTVVRNLPFGSALAP, from the coding sequence CTGAGGCGCCTCGCCACCCCCCTCGGCATCCTCGCCACCGTCACCGCCGCCTTCGCCTACGTCGGCACCGTCGACCCCAACGAGCCCGGCCACTACCCCGTCTGCCCCCTGCTCAAGATCACCGGCGCCTTCTGCCCCGGCTGCGGCGGCCTCCGCAGCGCCCACGCCTTCATCCACGGCGACCTCGGCGCCGCGTTCTCCTCCAACGCGCTCGCCACCACCGGCTACTTCCTCTTCGCCGCCGTCTGGGTCCTGTGGCTGGTCCGGGCCTGGCGCGGACAGCCGCTGCGGATCGCGCTTGCCCCCGCCTGGTGGTGGGGCATCGGCGCCCTGCTCCTGATCTTCACCGTGGTCCGGAATCTGCCGTTCGGCTCGGCGCTGGCGCCCTGA
- a CDS encoding HGxxPAAW family protein, producing MAGTSHGHTPAAWTGVIISFIGFCVAGVFMVAANPLGFWAGIAVIFAGGIVGYAMKLAGLGMPKESSELAEARARAGEAQVSH from the coding sequence ATGGCGGGCACGAGCCACGGACACACCCCGGCCGCCTGGACCGGTGTCATCATCTCCTTCATCGGCTTCTGCGTCGCAGGCGTCTTCATGGTCGCGGCCAACCCGCTCGGCTTCTGGGCCGGTATCGCCGTCATCTTCGCCGGTGGCATCGTCGGTTACGCCATGAAGCTGGCCGGTCTCGGCATGCCGAAGGAGTCCTCCGAGCTGGCGGAGGCCCGGGCGCGCGCCGGAGAGGCGCAGGTCTCCCACTGA
- a CDS encoding TIGR02234 family membrane protein — MDDVSAVPVPQPRARTADDAPDASSGAAPDSSGSRRSLALALLLGAAGATVVLLASGQIWAEGRAATGGGALPLTADGQDITGAPAALAIVGLAALVAVFAVRGAGRRIVAALLALSGLGAALSAWAGASDSTALDEEAARTTGDAAATIDALTHTAWPYVTAAGGVLILLAGLLALRFGNRWPTMSGRYERDGTPRPRKAPRTAPDPDRPEELWKALDRGEDPTG, encoded by the coding sequence GTGGACGACGTGAGTGCTGTCCCCGTACCCCAGCCCCGTGCCCGAACCGCCGACGACGCACCCGACGCGTCTTCCGGAGCCGCGCCCGACTCCTCGGGCAGCCGCCGGTCGCTCGCCCTCGCGCTGCTCCTGGGTGCGGCCGGTGCGACCGTCGTCCTCCTGGCCTCCGGCCAGATCTGGGCCGAGGGCCGGGCGGCCACCGGCGGCGGCGCCCTGCCGCTGACCGCCGACGGCCAGGACATCACCGGGGCCCCGGCCGCCCTGGCGATCGTCGGCCTGGCCGCCCTCGTCGCCGTCTTCGCCGTCCGCGGCGCGGGCCGCCGTATCGTCGCCGCCCTCCTCGCCCTCAGCGGCCTCGGTGCCGCGCTCAGCGCCTGGGCGGGCGCCTCCGACAGCACGGCCCTCGACGAGGAGGCCGCCCGCACCACCGGTGACGCGGCGGCCACCATCGACGCCCTCACCCACACCGCCTGGCCCTATGTCACCGCCGCCGGGGGCGTGCTGATCCTGCTCGCCGGGCTGCTCGCCCTCCGTTTCGGCAACCGCTGGCCCACGATGTCGGGCCGGTACGAGCGCGACGGCACCCCGCGCCCCCGCAAGGCGCCCCGCACCGCCCCGGACCCGGACCGGCCCGAGGAGCTGTGGAAGGCGCTGGACCGGGGCGAGGACCCGACGGGCTAG
- a CDS encoding anthranilate synthase component I, with the protein MDLDTFRKLAVDRRVVPVSRRLLADGDTPVGLYRKLAAERPGTFLLESAENGRTWSRYSFIGVRSDATLTARDGAAHWLGTPPVGVPVGGDPLDALRATVETLHTPRDLVSDAGLPPFTGGMVGYLGYDVVRRLEKIGEHGGDDLKLPELTMLLTSDLAVLDHQNGTVLLIANAINHNDLSTGVDEAYADAVARLDAMEQDLRRPVENAPAVLPPSELPPYTALWGGEAYQEAVEDIKERIRAGEAFQVVPSQRFETPCTASALDVYRVLRATNPSPYMYLFRFDGFDVVGSSPEALVKVEDGRAMVHPIAGTRHRGATPQEDQALAEELLADPKERAEHLMLVDLGRNDLGRVCEPGSVEVVDFMSIERYSHVMHIVSTVTGRVTEDRTAFDVLTACFPAGTLSGAPKPRAMQIIEELEPSRRGLYGGCVGYLDFAGDSDTAIAIRTALLRDGTAYVQAGAGVVADSDPVAEDTECRNKAAAVLRAVHTANRLHDR; encoded by the coding sequence ATGGATCTCGACACCTTCCGCAAGCTGGCCGTCGACCGGCGCGTCGTCCCCGTCAGCCGCCGCCTCCTCGCGGACGGCGACACCCCGGTCGGCCTCTACCGCAAGCTCGCCGCCGAGCGCCCCGGCACCTTCCTGCTGGAGTCCGCGGAGAACGGCCGCACCTGGTCGCGCTACTCCTTCATCGGCGTACGCAGCGACGCCACCCTCACCGCCCGCGACGGCGCGGCCCACTGGCTCGGCACCCCGCCCGTCGGCGTCCCCGTCGGCGGCGACCCGCTGGACGCCCTGCGCGCCACCGTCGAGACCCTCCACACCCCCCGCGACCTGGTGAGCGACGCGGGGCTGCCGCCCTTCACCGGCGGCATGGTCGGCTACCTCGGCTACGACGTCGTCCGCCGCCTGGAGAAGATCGGCGAGCACGGCGGCGACGACCTGAAGCTCCCCGAGCTGACCATGCTCCTCACCTCGGACCTCGCCGTCCTCGACCACCAGAACGGCACGGTCCTGCTGATCGCCAACGCGATCAACCACAACGACCTCTCCACCGGCGTCGACGAGGCGTACGCGGACGCCGTCGCCCGCCTCGACGCCATGGAGCAGGACCTGCGCCGCCCGGTCGAGAACGCCCCGGCCGTCCTGCCCCCGTCCGAGCTGCCCCCGTACACCGCGCTCTGGGGCGGCGAGGCCTACCAGGAGGCCGTCGAGGACATCAAGGAGCGCATCCGGGCGGGCGAGGCCTTCCAGGTCGTCCCCTCCCAGCGCTTCGAGACCCCGTGCACCGCGAGCGCCCTGGACGTCTACCGGGTGCTGCGGGCCACCAACCCGTCCCCGTACATGTACCTCTTCCGCTTCGACGGGTTCGACGTCGTCGGCTCCAGCCCCGAGGCCCTGGTCAAGGTCGAGGACGGACGGGCCATGGTCCACCCGATCGCCGGGACCCGGCACCGCGGCGCCACCCCGCAGGAGGACCAGGCGCTCGCCGAGGAGCTGCTCGCCGACCCCAAGGAGCGCGCCGAGCACCTGATGCTCGTCGACCTCGGCCGCAACGACCTGGGCCGCGTCTGCGAACCGGGCAGCGTGGAGGTCGTCGACTTCATGTCGATCGAGCGGTACTCCCACGTCATGCACATCGTCTCCACCGTCACCGGCCGCGTCACCGAGGACCGCACCGCCTTCGACGTCCTCACCGCCTGCTTCCCCGCCGGCACCCTCTCCGGCGCCCCCAAGCCGCGCGCCATGCAGATCATCGAGGAGCTGGAGCCGAGCCGACGCGGACTGTACGGGGGCTGCGTCGGCTACCTCGACTTCGCCGGGGACTCCGACACCGCCATCGCCATCCGCACCGCGCTGCTGCGCGACGGTACGGCGTACGTGCAGGCGGGCGCCGGGGTCGTCGCGGACTCGGACCCGGTGGCGGAGGACACCGAGTGCCGCAACAAGGCCGCCGCCGTCCTGCGCGCCGTCCATACGGCCAACCGGCTCCACGACCGCTGA
- the hisI gene encoding phosphoribosyl-AMP cyclohydrolase has product MTSSTPGPTPPASSLDPAIAARLKRGADGLVPAIAQQYDTGEVLMLGWMDDEALHRTLTTGRCTYWSRSRQEYWVKGDTSGHIQRVKSVALDCDADTVLVKVDQTGAACHTGDRTCFDADVLTLIDS; this is encoded by the coding sequence ATGACCAGCAGCACGCCCGGCCCCACACCCCCCGCCAGCAGCCTCGACCCCGCCATCGCCGCGCGCCTCAAGCGCGGCGCCGACGGCCTGGTCCCGGCCATCGCCCAGCAGTACGACACCGGCGAGGTGCTGATGCTCGGCTGGATGGACGACGAGGCGCTGCACCGCACCCTCACCACCGGCCGCTGCACCTACTGGTCGCGCAGCCGCCAGGAGTACTGGGTCAAGGGCGACACCTCCGGCCACATCCAGCGGGTGAAGTCCGTCGCCCTGGACTGCGACGCCGACACCGTGCTGGTCAAGGTCGACCAGACGGGCGCCGCCTGCCACACCGGCGACCGCACCTGCTTCGACGCCGACGTCCTCACCCTCATCGACAGCTAA
- a CDS encoding TIGR03085 family metal-binding protein: MSTHAKRERLLLADLLEAAGPEAPTLCEGWKTRDLAAHVVVRERRADAAGGLVISALKNRLERVQGEFAAKPYEELIQLIRTGPPRFSPMSLKQIDEAANTVEFFVHTEDVRRAQPDWSRRELDPVFADVLWSNVEKTSRVLGRKSPVGLVLRRPDGRTAVAHKGAPVVTVTGEPSELLLFAFGRQDAADVQVEGEKDAVDRLHRAALGM; the protein is encoded by the coding sequence ATGTCGACCCATGCGAAGCGTGAACGTCTTCTGCTCGCCGATCTGTTGGAAGCGGCCGGTCCCGAGGCACCGACCCTGTGCGAAGGCTGGAAGACCCGTGATCTGGCCGCCCATGTGGTGGTCCGTGAGCGCCGCGCCGACGCGGCGGGCGGGCTGGTGATCTCCGCCCTGAAGAACCGGCTGGAGCGGGTGCAGGGCGAGTTCGCGGCGAAGCCGTACGAGGAGCTGATCCAGCTGATCCGTACGGGACCGCCCCGGTTCTCGCCGATGTCCCTCAAGCAGATCGACGAGGCGGCGAACACGGTGGAGTTCTTCGTCCACACGGAGGACGTACGCCGGGCCCAGCCGGACTGGTCGCGGCGCGAGCTGGACCCGGTCTTCGCCGATGTGCTCTGGTCCAACGTCGAGAAGACCTCCCGGGTGCTGGGGCGCAAGTCCCCGGTGGGGCTGGTGCTGCGCCGCCCGGACGGCCGGACGGCGGTGGCCCACAAGGGCGCCCCGGTGGTGACGGTGACCGGGGAGCCCTCGGAGCTGCTGCTGTTCGCGTTCGGCCGGCAGGACGCGGCGGATGTGCAGGTGGAGGGCGAGAAGGACGCGGTGGACCGGCTGCACCGGGCCGCGCTGGGGATGTAG
- a CDS encoding helix-turn-helix domain-containing protein: protein MPQVVRSRIAVLQGTHPVSPLPQRLRSLADREAVEVLHRAARVLVASLPVLTDRLVDALYEQEPGYRAAIDSDRAEVWQEVHHSLRHNVGSLIQPREYREAAHRTSRRIGEIRAEQGVPLDAVLHAFRMGGAMVWQDLVDETARRDPDDVRLLVHVAADVWNFVDEHCRIVGDAYRQAERRLSWRRENQQRLMIAALLDGTARIADLCEAAAMLGLPEQGRYAVLAVASAPRGPQQPGPARLSLNLPTAALSPGEAPDTAPDTAPGQAPDGRAGSDGRNGPDGHLRTARGPGRDGRPHAIPSPAATGRPHATPSPAATGRPQEVPTPAPDGRPHPAPTPAPLWHTGPDAEFAILRLTGETGDPDELRAIAAALGAPAGTRAGIGSPVDGLAALGDARRLAETALRACPASGGTVLLDEHLPDALVVSSPALGSALADRVLGPLDRLDPSDRDVIVETLTAWLDADGSAQRAGARLYCHRNTVLNRLRRFEQLTGRCLTRPRDAVEVSLALAARRLLGS, encoded by the coding sequence ATGCCACAGGTCGTACGTTCGCGGATCGCGGTGCTTCAGGGCACCCACCCCGTGTCGCCGTTGCCCCAGCGCCTGCGTTCCCTGGCCGACCGCGAAGCCGTCGAGGTGCTGCACCGGGCCGCCCGGGTCCTCGTGGCCTCGCTCCCGGTCCTCACCGACCGGCTCGTCGACGCCCTGTACGAACAGGAACCCGGCTACCGGGCGGCGATCGACTCCGACCGGGCCGAGGTCTGGCAGGAGGTCCACCACTCGCTGCGGCACAACGTCGGCTCGCTGATCCAGCCCCGGGAGTACCGCGAGGCCGCCCATCGCACCTCCCGCCGGATCGGCGAGATCCGCGCCGAACAGGGCGTCCCCCTCGACGCCGTCCTGCACGCCTTCCGGATGGGCGGCGCGATGGTCTGGCAGGACCTGGTGGACGAGACGGCCCGCCGCGACCCCGACGACGTACGGCTGCTCGTCCATGTCGCCGCCGATGTGTGGAACTTCGTCGACGAGCACTGCCGCATCGTCGGCGACGCCTACCGGCAGGCCGAGCGGCGGCTCTCCTGGCGGCGCGAGAACCAGCAGCGGCTGATGATCGCGGCGCTGCTGGACGGGACCGCGCGCATCGCGGACCTCTGCGAGGCGGCGGCCATGCTGGGACTGCCGGAGCAGGGACGGTACGCCGTACTCGCGGTGGCCTCCGCCCCGCGCGGACCCCAGCAGCCGGGCCCCGCCCGGCTATCCCTGAACCTGCCGACGGCCGCGCTGTCCCCGGGCGAGGCGCCGGACACCGCTCCGGACACCGCTCCGGGCCAGGCCCCGGACGGGCGGGCGGGATCGGACGGTCGGAACGGACCGGACGGGCACTTGCGCACCGCCCGGGGCCCGGGACGGGACGGCCGCCCGCACGCGATTCCGAGTCCGGCAGCGACCGGCCGCCCGCACGCGACCCCGAGTCCGGCAGCCACCGGGCGCCCGCAAGAGGTCCCGACCCCGGCACCGGACGGGCGCCCGCACCCGGCCCCCACCCCCGCCCCCCTCTGGCACACCGGCCCCGACGCCGAGTTCGCGATCCTCCGGCTCACCGGCGAAACGGGCGACCCCGACGAGCTGCGCGCCATCGCCGCGGCCCTGGGCGCCCCCGCCGGCACCCGGGCCGGGATCGGCTCGCCCGTGGACGGGCTGGCCGCGCTCGGGGACGCCCGGCGGCTGGCGGAGACCGCGCTGCGCGCCTGCCCGGCCTCCGGGGGCACGGTCCTGCTGGACGAGCACCTCCCGGACGCCCTCGTCGTCTCCTCCCCGGCCCTCGGCTCCGCCCTCGCCGACCGGGTGCTGGGCCCGCTGGACCGGCTGGACCCCTCGGACCGGGACGTCATCGTGGAGACCCTGACGGCCTGGCTGGACGCGGACGGCTCGGCGCAGCGGGCGGGCGCGCGGCTCTACTGCCACCGCAACACCGTCCTCAACCGGCTGCGCCGCTTCGAACAGCTCACCGGCCGCTGTCTGACCCGCCCCCGGGACGCCGTCGAGGTCTCCCTCGCCCTGGCGGCCCGGCGGCTCCTCGGGTCGTAG
- a CDS encoding LuxR family transcriptional regulator: MTSSTTVHSPLRLYGRSGELAILEGLLARLRQGDGGALVLAAPPGLGRTALLREAAAAHRPRGPVLYATAAPAERALPHSGLHALLCSAPLTRPTPESLLARLRELGAARPLLVCADDAHAWDPASRTALGFAARRLGADSRVAVLITADDGPAFTGLPTLRLGPLDENASSALLDRLTGGGEGGVRGAGVSGGVEGPGRGGGFAGGRAGLVRGAGVSGGVEGPGRGGGFAGGTEGLARGAGMPDGVEVPGRPPQRLSGVTGGLDPVVRAELLREAAGNPRLLTGLTARLTPDQLAGRTPLPCPLPGAEGVLAAHADRLDGLPAHTRALLLLAAAAQEHEPAGAGADALLLLRAGTRTGLPRDFLDGVLFGSAATQGFLQRAGSRVHFSHPLFARAVLHHAPPAHRRATHELLAALLAETGDRTTAPAASASSGGRPASPGAPVRSGDGPDPMMHSGARTASSTRSAHSGARTGSPDATAHPGDRPAPSPTPAAAAGGRAAASALSSPPPGDRPAPLASLVQLACAAPGPDMGLAARLEAAATAPYPHAERSSALARAAALTTDQPLRSARFAAAAEQAALAGDPGRARALLARTGAAGEQAAAPRHGLAPYVHGLLALRSGPAADAHAALLAAAALLGPYDPGRALDALLGAAEAAWVMGDAACYLEAMGRIDPAPYDRAFAAYRAGMCAVLAGSAEAGHALLRQCLHPADPADPADPAEPVSRAAPATAPAALLRAGVAALVLGEVATACRTGARALAAVRTSGPDALLPQALEHLAYAELRAGLHAGARAHALEGLHAARRTGQPNSAVHLHAALALAASVEGPAEACAAHCDAALAGAGPHGLAQPATLATWARARADLAAGRSDEAAARLGPLVRPGPRQGHFAARMLAVPCYIEAAVLAGRAAAEAGELRAAVAEFAGWTARTADPQAPAQLARCQALLATADEADARYAQALAHHERAGGDFERARTQLLYGQWLRRRRRTREARTPLRDALVAFQRCSARAWAERAAGELRAAGEHGPSVRPATDGALAALTPQQQRIARCVAEGATNREVALRLSLSPRTVDHHLRNVFAALGIRSRTELARLLGP; the protein is encoded by the coding sequence GTGACCTCATCGACGACCGTCCACAGTCCGCTCCGGCTGTACGGCCGCAGCGGTGAACTCGCCATCCTGGAGGGCCTGCTGGCCCGGCTCCGGCAGGGCGACGGCGGCGCCCTCGTCCTGGCGGCACCGCCCGGACTCGGCCGCACGGCGCTGCTGCGCGAGGCGGCCGCCGCGCACCGCCCCCGGGGCCCGGTGCTGTACGCCACCGCCGCCCCCGCCGAACGCGCCCTGCCCCACAGCGGACTGCACGCCCTGCTCTGCTCGGCCCCTCTCACCCGGCCCACCCCGGAGTCGCTGCTCGCCCGCCTGCGCGAACTGGGCGCCGCCCGCCCGCTGCTGGTCTGCGCCGACGACGCCCACGCCTGGGACCCGGCCTCCCGCACCGCCCTCGGCTTCGCGGCCCGCAGACTCGGCGCGGACAGCCGTGTCGCCGTCCTGATCACGGCAGACGACGGCCCCGCCTTCACCGGCCTGCCCACACTCCGCCTCGGCCCGTTGGACGAGAACGCGTCGTCAGCGCTGCTGGACCGGCTTACGGGGGGTGGGGAGGGGGGCGTCCGGGGTGCGGGGGTTTCCGGTGGTGTGGAAGGCCCCGGTCGTGGTGGGGGGTTCGCCGGTGGTAGGGCGGGCCTTGTCCGGGGTGCGGGGGTTTCCGGTGGTGTGGAAGGCCCCGGTCGTGGTGGGGGGTTCGCCGGTGGTACGGAGGGCCTTGCCCGGGGTGCGGGGATGCCCGACGGCGTGGAGGTCCCCGGTCGTCCCCCGCAACGACTTTCCGGCGTTACGGGGGGACTCGACCCGGTCGTCCGCGCCGAGCTCCTCCGGGAGGCGGCCGGCAACCCCCGCCTCCTCACCGGGCTCACCGCCCGCCTCACCCCGGACCAGCTCGCCGGGCGGACCCCGCTGCCCTGCCCGTTGCCCGGCGCAGAGGGCGTGCTGGCCGCGCACGCGGACCGCCTCGACGGGCTCCCGGCGCACACCCGGGCGCTGCTCCTGCTGGCGGCCGCAGCCCAGGAGCACGAGCCCGCCGGCGCGGGGGCGGACGCCTTGCTCCTGCTGCGCGCCGGCACCCGGACCGGGCTGCCCCGGGACTTCCTGGACGGCGTCCTGTTCGGTTCGGCCGCCACCCAGGGGTTCCTCCAACGGGCGGGCAGCCGGGTCCACTTCAGCCACCCGCTGTTCGCCCGCGCGGTCCTGCACCACGCCCCACCCGCCCACCGCCGCGCCACCCACGAGCTGCTGGCGGCCCTGCTGGCGGAGACCGGCGACCGGACCACCGCCCCTGCCGCGTCGGCGTCTTCCGGTGGCCGCCCTGCCTCGCCGGGGGCGCCGGTGCGCTCCGGCGACGGGCCCGACCCGATGATGCACTCCGGCGCCCGCACCGCCTCGTCAACCCGGTCGGCGCACTCCGGCGCCCGCACCGGCTCGCCGGACGCGACGGCGCACCCCGGCGACCGCCCGGCCCCGTCGCCCACCCCGGCGGCCGCTGCCGGTGGCCGGGCCGCCGCGTCGGCGCTGTCGTCGCCGCCTCCCGGCGACCGCCCCGCCCCGCTCGCCTCCCTCGTCCAGCTGGCCTGTGCCGCCCCCGGCCCGGACATGGGGCTCGCCGCCCGGCTGGAGGCCGCCGCGACCGCCCCGTACCCGCATGCCGAGCGTTCCTCGGCCCTGGCCCGCGCCGCCGCGCTCACCACCGATCAGCCCCTGCGCTCGGCCCGGTTCGCCGCGGCGGCCGAGCAGGCGGCCCTCGCCGGGGACCCGGGACGGGCCCGCGCCCTGCTGGCCCGCACCGGGGCGGCGGGGGAGCAGGCCGCCGCGCCCCGCCACGGGCTCGCCCCCTACGTCCACGGCCTGCTCGCCCTGCGTTCCGGGCCCGCAGCCGATGCCCACGCGGCCCTCCTCGCCGCGGCCGCGCTCCTCGGGCCGTACGACCCCGGGCGGGCCCTCGACGCCCTCCTCGGTGCGGCCGAGGCGGCCTGGGTGATGGGGGACGCGGCCTGTTACCTGGAGGCCATGGGCCGCATCGACCCGGCCCCGTACGACCGTGCGTTCGCCGCCTACCGGGCCGGGATGTGCGCGGTGCTCGCCGGAAGCGCCGAGGCGGGGCATGCGCTGCTCCGCCAGTGCCTGCACCCGGCGGACCCCGCAGACCCGGCGGACCCAGCGGAACCGGTGAGCCGAGCCGCCCCCGCAACCGCCCCCGCCGCCCTCCTCCGTGCCGGGGTTGCCGCCCTCGTCCTCGGGGAGGTCGCCACCGCCTGCCGGACCGGGGCGCGGGCGCTCGCCGCCGTACGGACCAGTGGGCCCGACGCGCTGCTGCCGCAGGCCCTGGAGCACCTGGCCTACGCCGAGCTGCGGGCCGGGCTCCACGCGGGGGCCCGCGCCCATGCCCTGGAGGGGCTGCACGCCGCACGCCGTACCGGGCAGCCCAACAGCGCCGTCCACCTCCACGCCGCCCTGGCCCTCGCCGCCTCCGTGGAGGGGCCCGCCGAGGCCTGCGCCGCCCACTGCGACGCCGCGCTCGCCGGGGCCGGGCCGCACGGGCTGGCCCAGCCCGCGACCCTCGCCACCTGGGCCAGGGCGCGGGCCGACCTCGCCGCCGGACGCTCCGATGAGGCGGCCGCCCGGCTCGGCCCGCTGGTGCGCCCCGGCCCCCGGCAGGGCCACTTCGCCGCCCGGATGCTCGCCGTGCCCTGCTACATCGAGGCCGCCGTCCTCGCGGGACGGGCAGCCGCGGAGGCCGGCGAACTCCGCGCCGCCGTCGCCGAGTTCGCCGGGTGGACCGCCCGCACCGCCGACCCGCAGGCCCCCGCCCAACTCGCCCGCTGCCAGGCCCTGCTGGCCACCGCCGACGAGGCCGACGCCCGGTACGCGCAGGCCCTGGCCCACCACGAACGGGCGGGCGGCGACTTCGAACGGGCCCGCACCCAGCTCCTGTACGGGCAGTGGCTCCGCCGCCGACGGCGTACCCGCGAGGCCCGCACCCCGCTGCGCGACGCCCTCGTCGCCTTCCAGCGCTGCTCGGCCCGCGCCTGGGCGGAGCGGGCGGCCGGCGAGTTACGGGCGGCGGGGGAGCACGGCCCGTCGGTGCGGCCCGCGACGGACGGGGCGCTCGCCGCGCTCACCCCGCAGCAGCAGCGCATCGCCCGCTGCGTCGCCGAAGGGGCCACCAACCGCGAGGTCGCGCTCCGCCTCTCGCTCAGCCCGCGCACGGTCGACCACCACCTCCGCAACGTCTTCGCCGCCCTCGGCATCCGCTCCCGCACCGAGCTGGCCCGCCTGCTGGGCCCCTGA